In a single window of the Myxococcus guangdongensis genome:
- the pcnB gene encoding polynucleotide adenylyltransferase PcnB: protein MSSNLELTAAPSEQATAPENEATASAPSEVESPSPLLAQSAPTARAPEPPSEDEADDDEDDDDEADALDAGFDDPVLGAAAEVLAAAEAQDAAEAAADEEVEQVPTVLEPEPEPTPYERELHAPHVRSTGEPAEIDPDELDPDALKVVLRLHQHGHQAYLVGGCVRDLLLGRKPKDFDVATSAHPNEVRAIFRNCRLIGRRFRLAHVYFKGGKIIEVSTFRANPTELEAAAPAAPEDGESGEGDDLLITHDNVFGTAQQDARRRDFTINGLFYDVSEGRVIDYVRGRRDLDERFIRTIGDPEVRMREDPVRILRAVRFAAKLDLDIESRTYAAMEGAVEDLPRCAPARLLEETFRLIRGGVSAPALKLLDALDALKLLLPPVNAYLKQHGKEGEKTFYAFAQALDRRVAAGEPLDDAILLAALLVPISHSAPPAEPQDGGRPSVSQVVEELLAGFVQSARLPRRIAERCRMLLLAQRTLSGERRRKSAAFRRHPLFGEALTVFEMSVEATSEGREQLEAWKAGEVPQPRAESSDGEGGSEPGGQRKRRRRRRRRRSSGEGAASAGSSGSGAGEA, encoded by the coding sequence ATGTCTTCCAATCTGGAGCTGACGGCGGCCCCCTCGGAACAGGCGACTGCCCCCGAGAACGAGGCCACTGCTTCCGCCCCTTCCGAGGTCGAGTCCCCATCCCCCCTGCTGGCCCAGTCGGCCCCCACCGCCCGAGCGCCGGAGCCCCCGTCGGAAGACGAGGCGGACGACGACGAGGATGACGACGACGAGGCGGACGCGCTCGACGCGGGCTTCGACGACCCGGTGCTGGGCGCCGCCGCGGAGGTGCTCGCGGCCGCGGAGGCGCAGGACGCGGCCGAGGCCGCCGCCGACGAAGAGGTGGAGCAGGTGCCCACCGTGCTCGAGCCCGAGCCCGAGCCGACCCCCTACGAGCGCGAGCTGCACGCGCCCCACGTGCGCTCCACCGGCGAGCCGGCGGAGATCGACCCGGACGAGCTGGACCCGGACGCGCTCAAGGTGGTGCTGCGGCTGCATCAGCACGGGCACCAGGCGTACCTGGTGGGCGGCTGCGTGCGCGACCTGCTCCTGGGCCGCAAGCCCAAGGACTTCGACGTGGCCACCAGCGCGCACCCGAACGAGGTGCGCGCCATCTTCCGCAACTGCCGGCTCATCGGCCGTCGCTTCCGGCTGGCGCACGTCTACTTCAAGGGGGGGAAGATCATCGAGGTCTCCACCTTCCGCGCGAACCCCACGGAGCTGGAGGCCGCCGCGCCGGCCGCGCCGGAGGACGGGGAGAGCGGCGAGGGGGATGACCTGCTCATCACCCACGACAACGTCTTCGGCACCGCGCAGCAGGACGCGCGCCGCCGCGACTTCACCATCAACGGCCTGTTCTACGACGTGAGCGAGGGACGGGTCATCGACTACGTCCGCGGCCGGCGTGACCTGGACGAGCGCTTCATCCGCACCATCGGCGACCCCGAGGTGCGCATGCGCGAGGACCCGGTGCGCATCCTCCGCGCCGTGCGCTTCGCCGCGAAGCTGGACCTGGACATCGAGTCGCGCACGTACGCGGCCATGGAGGGCGCGGTGGAGGACCTGCCGCGCTGCGCGCCCGCGCGCCTGTTGGAGGAGACCTTCCGCCTCATCCGCGGTGGGGTGTCCGCGCCCGCGCTCAAGCTGCTCGACGCGCTCGACGCGCTGAAGCTGCTCCTGCCGCCCGTCAACGCGTACCTCAAGCAGCACGGCAAGGAGGGCGAGAAGACCTTCTACGCCTTCGCCCAGGCGTTGGACCGCCGGGTGGCCGCGGGCGAGCCGCTCGACGACGCCATCCTGCTGGCGGCGCTGCTGGTGCCCATCAGCCACTCTGCGCCTCCGGCCGAGCCGCAGGACGGGGGCCGTCCGTCGGTGTCGCAGGTGGTGGAGGAGCTGCTCGCGGGCTTCGTGCAGTCGGCCCGGCTGCCGCGCCGCATCGCCGAGCGCTGCCGCATGCTGCTGCTCGCCCAGCGCACGCTGTCGGGGGAGCGCCGTCGCAAGAGCGCGGCCTTCCGTCGGCACCCGCTGTTCGGCGAGGCGCTCACCGTGTTCGAGATGTCGGTGGAGGCCACCAGCGAGGGGCGTGAGCAACTGGAGGCGTGGAAGGCCGGCGAGGTGCCGCAGCCGCGCGCCGAGTCCTCGGATGGAGAGGGTGGCTCGGAGCCCGGTGGTCAGCGCAAGCGCCGCCGCCGTCGTCGTCGTCGTCGTTCCTCCGGTGAAGGGGCCGCCTCGGCGGGTTCTTCCGGCTCGGGCGCCGGCGAGGCGTGA
- a CDS encoding phosphatase domain-containing protein, with translation MSLPDRIDPRPPRRIYRWDLDKTYLQTDFDSLRDLLRTAFQKAHEKVAVPGASALIRELSESGDSRLCIVSGSPKQMRAVLEEKLKLDGVRWDEFVLKDNVGNLLRGRFRALRGQVGYKLPAILESRVKAPAEAEEVLFGDDAEADAFIYSLFADLIAGRVDERVLSQVLEAGGVYPDDAERVRAAWKQIPVADPVRRIFIHLDKLTPPAHFTPYGPRVVPIFNYFQAALVLLADGHLSAPQVLKIAVEMVQTAGHNIITLSNSFQDLLRRGLPLQQAAVALSQALEGPNKLLAAMRPMPDILSAFSKRLAALGTPPPPPPVQAVDYVSLIHHALPRNHKGRTRPSPGG, from the coding sequence GTGAGTCTGCCGGACCGTATCGATCCGCGGCCTCCGCGGCGCATCTACCGCTGGGACCTGGACAAGACGTACCTCCAGACCGACTTCGACTCGCTCCGGGACTTGCTGCGCACCGCGTTCCAGAAGGCGCACGAGAAGGTCGCCGTCCCGGGGGCGAGCGCGCTCATCCGCGAGCTGTCGGAGAGCGGCGATTCGCGGCTGTGCATCGTCTCCGGCAGCCCCAAGCAGATGCGCGCGGTGCTGGAGGAGAAGCTCAAGCTGGACGGCGTGCGCTGGGACGAGTTCGTCCTCAAGGACAACGTGGGCAACCTCTTGCGCGGCCGCTTCCGGGCCCTGCGCGGGCAGGTGGGCTACAAGCTGCCGGCCATCCTGGAGAGCCGGGTGAAGGCGCCCGCGGAGGCGGAGGAGGTCCTCTTCGGGGACGACGCGGAGGCGGACGCGTTCATCTACTCGCTCTTCGCGGACCTCATCGCCGGGCGCGTGGACGAGCGGGTGCTGTCGCAGGTGCTGGAGGCGGGCGGGGTGTACCCGGACGACGCGGAGCGGGTGCGCGCGGCGTGGAAGCAGATTCCGGTGGCGGACCCGGTGCGGCGCATCTTCATCCACCTGGACAAGCTGACGCCGCCCGCGCACTTCACGCCCTACGGGCCGCGCGTGGTGCCCATCTTCAACTACTTCCAGGCGGCGCTGGTGCTGCTGGCCGACGGCCACCTGTCTGCGCCCCAGGTGCTCAAGATCGCCGTGGAGATGGTGCAGACGGCCGGCCACAACATCATCACCCTCTCCAACTCCTTCCAGGACCTCTTGCGCCGGGGCCTGCCGCTGCAGCAGGCGGCGGTGGCGCTGTCCCAGGCGCTGGAAGGGCCCAACAAGCTGTTGGCCGCCATGCGTCCGATGCCGGACATCCTGTCCGCCTTCAGCAAGCGGCTGGCCGCGCTGGGCACCCCGCCGCCCCCACCGCCAGTGCAGGCGGTGGACTACGTGTCCCTCATCCACCACGCGCTGCCTCGCAACCACAAGGGGCGCACCCGGCCCTCACCTGGTGGGTAG
- a CDS encoding outer membrane beta-barrel domain-containing protein yields MKPVFRWLLALCLMAPVLAHAQASEEEEAGDVSEVDKDRLGPLRERVRPVSGHVFLKKGRFEFSPSATLSLRDAFFTKYIFGGTLTYHPMETLGVSLRLGYAVTSVAGAAQICTFSDGTDGSTRGCASPTMNDLDGQAPGQLKLLGGVDVQWAPIYGKLSLLAEKFVHFDLYGIVGASVVQYRGPDLDDTTALLAKNYLTPGGNVGVGLRFFFNRWVSLRTEVRDLIYVEKSRTSDSYLRNQLMFELGVSFFFPSSNPES; encoded by the coding sequence ATGAAGCCTGTCTTCCGTTGGCTGCTCGCGTTGTGTCTGATGGCGCCGGTGCTCGCGCACGCGCAGGCCTCCGAGGAGGAGGAGGCCGGCGACGTGTCGGAAGTGGACAAGGACCGCCTGGGCCCGCTGCGTGAGCGGGTGCGTCCGGTGTCCGGTCACGTGTTCCTGAAGAAGGGCCGCTTCGAGTTCAGCCCGTCCGCGACGCTGTCGCTGCGCGACGCCTTCTTCACCAAGTACATCTTCGGCGGCACGCTCACCTACCACCCCATGGAGACGCTCGGCGTCAGCCTGCGGCTGGGCTACGCGGTGACGTCGGTGGCGGGCGCGGCGCAGATCTGCACCTTCTCCGACGGCACGGATGGCTCCACGCGCGGCTGCGCGTCGCCGACCATGAACGACCTGGACGGTCAGGCGCCCGGGCAGCTCAAGCTCTTGGGCGGCGTGGACGTCCAGTGGGCGCCCATCTACGGCAAGCTGTCGCTGCTCGCCGAGAAGTTCGTCCACTTCGACCTCTACGGCATCGTCGGCGCGTCCGTCGTCCAGTACCGGGGACCGGACCTGGATGACACCACGGCCCTGCTGGCGAAGAACTACCTGACGCCCGGCGGCAACGTGGGCGTGGGCCTGCGCTTCTTCTTCAACCGCTGGGTGTCGCTGCGCACCGAGGTGCGCGACCTCATCTACGTGGAGAAGAGCCGCACCTCCGACAGCTACCTGCGCAACCAGCTGATGTTCGAGCTGGGTGTGTCCTTCTTCTTCCCCTCGTCCAACCCCGAGTCATGA
- the plsX gene encoding phosphate acyltransferase PlsX, which yields MEAMVVKQPQPVTIAFDVMGTDHGPAEVVRGAAQLSLDSPHIHALLVGDRTLIDNALAETKHNGERISVQHASDFVGMDEKPGEALARKPNASVAVAARLVAEGEAQALVSAGNTGAGVLACARHFQLIPGVRRAALATVYPTRSVRGAKEDPFSLILDVGATVEATADDLVTFAVMGSNYARIISRNERPKVALLSNGVEPQKGPPRVVEAHARLSEMKDIHFIGNVEGIDIPKGTADVIVTDGFVGNVCLKMLEGVHETVVELAQYAYKESLRWRAGLAMLSSGIQRIKDITDWNQYGGAPILGFDRIFIKAHGRSKAHAIANAGKVAAKVVANNLGNAIREGLQK from the coding sequence ATGGAGGCCATGGTGGTCAAGCAGCCGCAGCCCGTGACGATTGCCTTCGACGTGATGGGGACGGACCATGGGCCCGCGGAGGTGGTGCGCGGCGCCGCGCAGCTCTCCCTGGACTCCCCCCACATCCATGCGTTGCTGGTGGGGGACCGCACCCTCATCGACAACGCGCTCGCGGAGACGAAGCACAACGGCGAGCGCATCTCCGTCCAGCATGCCTCCGACTTCGTGGGCATGGACGAGAAGCCCGGCGAGGCCCTGGCGCGCAAGCCCAACGCCTCGGTGGCCGTGGCCGCCAGGCTCGTGGCCGAGGGCGAGGCGCAGGCGCTGGTGTCCGCGGGCAACACGGGCGCGGGTGTGCTCGCGTGCGCGCGGCACTTCCAGCTCATCCCCGGGGTGCGCCGGGCGGCGCTCGCCACCGTGTACCCCACGCGCTCGGTGCGCGGCGCGAAGGAGGACCCGTTCTCCCTCATCCTCGACGTGGGCGCCACGGTGGAGGCCACCGCGGATGACCTGGTGACGTTCGCGGTGATGGGCTCGAACTACGCGCGCATCATCTCCCGCAACGAGCGGCCCAAGGTGGCGCTGCTCTCCAACGGCGTGGAGCCCCAGAAGGGCCCGCCCCGGGTGGTGGAGGCGCACGCGCGGCTGTCGGAGATGAAGGACATCCACTTCATCGGCAACGTGGAGGGCATCGACATCCCCAAGGGCACCGCGGACGTCATCGTCACGGACGGCTTCGTGGGCAACGTGTGCCTGAAGATGCTGGAGGGCGTGCACGAGACGGTGGTGGAGCTGGCCCAGTACGCCTACAAGGAGAGCCTGCGCTGGCGCGCGGGCCTGGCCATGCTGTCCAGCGGCATCCAGCGCATCAAGGACATCACCGACTGGAACCAGTACGGGGGCGCGCCCATCCTCGGGTTCGACCGCATCTTCATCAAGGCGCACGGGCGCTCCAAGGCGCACGCCATCGCCAACGCGGGCAAGGTGGCCGCCAAGGTGGTGGCCAACAACCTGGGCAACGCCATCCGGGAAGGCCTCCAGAAGTGA
- a CDS encoding DMT family transporter has protein sequence MSTQAPRADESRARVYGGLVLGVVAVSWAAPLIRFAEAPSLAISAWRLTFAAAPLLALAWVRGRSELASFSWRTWGWLLVSGLALALHFATWIASLQYTTVASSVALVTTQPVWVTLFAWLALSERVGSRGVAALVLCLSGSVLIGARDFAAGGTALWGDLLAVAGAIMAAVYFVVGRRVRESMSLGTYVGVVYAVAAVALLLAHGFVDSPLTGFSSRTWWVLLGLALVPQLIGHSLLNASVRHLSAPFVAVASLGEPVLSTLWAVPLLGETPDWVQLVGGGLALVGVLVMSRDEAARQPPPPDMVPAAD, from the coding sequence GTGAGCACGCAGGCGCCGCGCGCGGACGAGTCCCGTGCGCGCGTCTACGGCGGGCTGGTGCTGGGCGTCGTGGCCGTGTCCTGGGCCGCGCCGCTCATCCGCTTCGCCGAGGCCCCGTCGCTGGCCATCTCCGCGTGGCGCCTCACCTTCGCCGCGGCGCCGCTGCTGGCGCTCGCGTGGGTGCGAGGGCGCTCGGAGCTGGCCTCCTTCTCCTGGCGCACGTGGGGCTGGCTCCTGGTGTCGGGGCTCGCGCTGGCGCTGCACTTCGCGACGTGGATTGCGTCGCTCCAGTACACCACCGTGGCCAGCTCCGTGGCGCTCGTCACCACGCAGCCGGTGTGGGTGACGCTGTTCGCGTGGCTCGCCTTGTCGGAGCGCGTGGGCTCGCGGGGCGTGGCGGCGCTGGTGCTGTGCCTGTCGGGCAGCGTGCTCATCGGCGCGCGGGACTTCGCGGCCGGCGGCACGGCGCTGTGGGGGGACTTGCTCGCCGTGGCCGGGGCCATCATGGCGGCGGTGTACTTCGTCGTGGGCCGCCGCGTGCGCGAGTCCATGTCGCTGGGCACCTACGTGGGCGTCGTCTACGCGGTGGCGGCGGTGGCGCTGCTGCTGGCGCACGGCTTCGTCGACTCGCCGCTGACGGGCTTCTCGTCGCGCACGTGGTGGGTGCTGTTGGGGCTGGCGCTGGTGCCGCAGCTCATCGGCCACTCGCTGCTCAACGCTTCGGTGCGCCACCTGTCCGCGCCCTTCGTGGCGGTGGCCTCGCTGGGGGAGCCCGTGCTGTCCACGCTGTGGGCGGTGCCGCTGTTGGGCGAGACGCCGGACTGGGTGCAGCTCGTGGGCGGCGGGCTCGCGCTGGTGGGCGTGCTGGTGATGTCGCGGGACGAGGCCGCGCGGCAGCCGCCTCCTCCGGACATGGTGCCCGCGGCGGACTGA
- a CDS encoding MFS transporter, with product MSRTASLRVVFGIVSLDLIGFGILIPQLGVYGVKFGASPFTVGLLISVFSLMQLIAAPVLGRLSDKYGRRPVLLASQVGSLVGYLLFAVAHSLPLLFLARVIDGISGGNIATAQAVVADITKPEERARGMGVIGAAFGLGFVLGPALGGFLGAWGGNLAIGLFAAGLVAVNLVCTYLFLPESRAPGGPEGHARTLKGVAQALRLPVVAKCLVLMLLFTTAFAQMEGTFSVYLLTRFLSSGPVALEEGGLFLHAVRTDAAVLKEASLRAGWLFAVVGILSALVQGGVVRRLVGKEGGGSGREAQVALAGFAVTAMGLALLPLAPTYGWLFPVMGLLAVGSALTNPCLSALVSLHAPADRLGAALGGFQAAGSLGRIVGPALGGWLFTRLGPGAPYGTAAGMLVVGALVAASLVGQARMAGARAQQRS from the coding sequence GTGAGCCGGACGGCGTCACTGCGCGTCGTCTTCGGAATCGTGTCGCTGGACCTCATCGGGTTCGGCATCCTGATTCCGCAGCTGGGCGTGTACGGAGTGAAGTTCGGGGCGTCGCCCTTCACGGTGGGCCTGCTCATCTCCGTTTTCTCGTTGATGCAGCTCATCGCGGCGCCGGTGCTCGGGCGGCTGTCGGACAAGTACGGCCGCAGGCCCGTGCTCCTGGCCAGCCAGGTGGGCTCGCTGGTGGGCTACCTGCTGTTCGCCGTGGCGCACTCGCTGCCGCTGTTGTTCCTGGCGCGCGTCATCGACGGCATCTCCGGCGGCAACATCGCCACGGCGCAGGCGGTGGTGGCGGACATCACCAAACCGGAGGAGCGGGCGCGGGGCATGGGCGTCATCGGCGCGGCCTTCGGGCTGGGCTTCGTGCTGGGGCCCGCGCTCGGGGGCTTCCTGGGCGCGTGGGGCGGCAACCTGGCCATCGGCCTGTTCGCCGCGGGGCTGGTGGCCGTCAACCTGGTCTGCACGTACCTGTTCCTGCCGGAGTCGCGCGCGCCGGGCGGACCGGAGGGCCACGCGCGCACGCTCAAGGGCGTCGCCCAGGCGCTGCGGCTGCCCGTGGTGGCGAAGTGCCTGGTGCTGATGCTGCTGTTCACCACGGCCTTCGCCCAGATGGAGGGCACCTTCTCCGTCTACCTGCTGACGCGCTTCCTCTCCTCGGGGCCGGTGGCGCTGGAGGAGGGCGGCCTGTTCCTGCACGCGGTGCGCACCGACGCGGCGGTGCTGAAGGAGGCCAGCCTTCGCGCCGGCTGGCTCTTCGCCGTGGTGGGCATCCTCAGCGCGCTGGTGCAGGGTGGGGTGGTGCGCCGGCTGGTGGGCAAGGAGGGCGGCGGCTCCGGGCGCGAGGCGCAGGTGGCCCTGGCGGGCTTCGCGGTGACGGCGATGGGGCTGGCGCTCCTGCCGCTTGCCCCCACGTATGGGTGGCTGTTCCCCGTCATGGGCCTGTTGGCGGTCGGCTCGGCCCTGACGAACCCGTGCCTGTCCGCGCTGGTCTCCCTCCATGCGCCGGCGGACCGGCTGGGCGCGGCCCTGGGGGGCTTCCAGGCGGCGGGCTCGCTGGGGAGAATCGTGGGCCCGGCGCTGGGCGGGTGGCTCTTCACCCGTCTGGGGCCTGGGGCGCCGTACGGCACGGCGGCGGGAATGCTCGTCGTGGGGGCGCTGGTGGCGGCCTCGTTGGTGGGGCAGGCAAGAATGGCAGGCGCGAGGGCCCAACAAAGGTCGTAA
- the dinB gene encoding DNA polymerase IV: MRAIIHVDMDAFYASVEQRDNPALKGKPLIVGGHAQRGVVVAASYEVRPFGVRSAMPMARAMKAAPHAIVVKPRFPAYAEASEHVFSIFERYTPLIEPLSLDEAFLDVTASVGLFGAPSDIARRIRKDIADELQLPSSAGIATVKFVAKIASDLAKPNGQREVRAEETVAFLAGLPVSRLWGVGPKTEEALQRAGLKTIGDVSTKDVAWLEQRLGTSGRHLWELAQGIDARDVVPDRAAKSVGAEDTFEEDLVGVDALKPHIHAQALRVARRLRRAGVQGRVVQLKLKLSDFTLLTRRTTLREVTDDGQTLYRAALELLERAHEGKPIRLTGVSVQLDEAPPQLGLFPAAPPRTAKLNAALDRIADRFGSKAITTADIAGSDAPSDDAHRSERPVDKTPPKR; the protein is encoded by the coding sequence ATGAGAGCCATCATCCACGTGGACATGGACGCTTTCTATGCGTCCGTGGAGCAGCGGGACAACCCGGCCCTGAAGGGCAAACCGCTCATCGTGGGCGGCCATGCGCAGCGGGGCGTCGTCGTCGCCGCATCCTACGAAGTCAGACCCTTCGGCGTGCGCAGCGCGATGCCCATGGCCCGCGCGATGAAGGCCGCGCCGCACGCCATCGTGGTGAAGCCACGCTTCCCCGCCTACGCGGAGGCCAGCGAGCACGTCTTCTCCATCTTCGAGCGCTACACGCCGCTCATCGAGCCGTTGTCACTGGACGAGGCCTTCCTGGACGTCACCGCCTCGGTGGGCCTGTTCGGCGCGCCCTCGGACATCGCGCGGCGCATCCGCAAGGACATCGCGGACGAGCTCCAGCTGCCCTCCTCCGCGGGCATCGCCACGGTGAAGTTCGTGGCGAAGATTGCCTCGGACCTGGCCAAGCCCAATGGACAACGCGAGGTGCGCGCCGAGGAGACGGTGGCCTTCCTCGCGGGGCTGCCGGTGTCGCGGCTGTGGGGCGTGGGGCCCAAGACGGAGGAGGCGCTCCAGCGCGCGGGGCTGAAGACCATCGGCGACGTGTCGACGAAGGACGTGGCGTGGCTCGAGCAGCGGCTGGGCACCAGCGGCCGACACCTGTGGGAGCTGGCCCAGGGCATCGACGCGCGCGACGTCGTGCCGGACCGCGCCGCCAAGAGCGTGGGCGCCGAGGACACCTTCGAGGAGGACCTGGTGGGCGTGGACGCCTTGAAGCCTCACATCCACGCGCAGGCCCTGCGGGTGGCGCGGCGGCTCAGGCGCGCGGGCGTGCAGGGGCGCGTGGTGCAGCTCAAGCTGAAGCTCTCCGACTTCACCCTGCTCACCCGCCGCACCACGCTGCGCGAGGTGACGGATGATGGACAGACGCTCTACCGCGCGGCGCTGGAGCTGTTGGAGCGCGCGCACGAGGGCAAGCCCATCCGCCTCACCGGGGTGAGCGTGCAGCTCGACGAAGCCCCACCGCAGCTCGGCCTGTTCCCGGCCGCCCCGCCCCGCACGGCCAAGCTCAACGCCGCGCTGGACCGCATCGCCGACCGCTTCGGCAGCAAGGCCATCACGACGGCGGACATCGCCGGCAGCGACGCCCCGAGCGACGACGCGCACCGCTCCGAGCGCCCCGTCGACAAGACGCCGCCCAAGCGCTGA
- the gltC gene encoding adventurous gliding motility protein GltC, whose product MMRSFRLIRLAVLGLALAWTAPSYAQSFEGLDLGGQSKSKKKKGASSSRSSKASKSAKGSKSAKGKKKNGRGKAAPAVDDTPDEDESLASPAPVEAAPSAVTAPAATPAATTSTPATPPAPTPAAPPAQDSSGGFGLDLTQQEAPKTPAPTMSFDAVDVSGKTADRQRLDVAVSLFKNDEYEKASMAAHELLADPKLAGLHTEARYVLAKSLYRMGMYHSSLGEFSKILSLGPSTKFFKTSLEWLFFISRKTKNETVILDEIARHANQEFPEKYRNEFRYLLARYHFVRGRALDQVGQTADADKSFNEVKRLTLLIPKTDVFYPRARYLDGIASFRNGSRQKDAASKRGNGEMLASVEAMKEVVRLTRPMAGKSADQAKADKSLRELAFMQLARTHYGMQQNRYALFYLGKVERGNTQWLESLFESSWANYRVGQYEQALGNLITLSSPFFREEYFPEALILKAVIYYENCRYRESNIILQDFERTYLPVHDQLEGLVKKDMEASAYYSVLSDVQKKNKEGLEKNDTDLILERILRLALTDQDLRKTNDSILELEGEMDAFASRGDTFKYSELSKQLLEELKVQRLSLTSKAGIMAKGKLETELVALKQLLANGLRIKFETTTKEKEFLEEQLKAGGRTAIVKKYRFSVAVADDQLYWPYEGEYWRDELGTYQYTLTKGCIDRDSANRSVQSAEAL is encoded by the coding sequence ATGATGCGTTCCTTCAGGCTCATCCGTCTTGCCGTCCTCGGGCTCGCGCTCGCGTGGACGGCTCCCTCCTACGCCCAGAGCTTCGAGGGCCTGGACCTGGGCGGTCAGTCCAAGTCCAAGAAGAAGAAGGGCGCGAGCTCTTCCAGGTCATCCAAGGCGTCCAAGTCCGCCAAGGGCTCCAAGTCCGCCAAGGGCAAGAAGAAGAACGGGCGCGGCAAGGCCGCTCCCGCGGTGGACGACACGCCGGACGAGGACGAGTCGCTCGCCTCGCCCGCGCCCGTGGAGGCCGCTCCCTCGGCCGTCACGGCTCCGGCGGCGACGCCCGCCGCGACCACCTCCACGCCCGCGACGCCTCCGGCGCCCACGCCCGCGGCCCCTCCGGCGCAGGACAGCTCCGGCGGCTTCGGGCTGGACCTGACGCAGCAGGAGGCCCCCAAGACTCCGGCGCCCACCATGTCGTTCGACGCGGTGGACGTGTCGGGCAAGACGGCGGACCGTCAGCGCCTGGACGTGGCGGTCAGCCTCTTCAAGAACGACGAGTACGAGAAGGCCTCCATGGCGGCCCACGAGCTGCTGGCGGACCCGAAGCTGGCGGGTCTGCACACCGAGGCGCGCTACGTGCTGGCCAAGTCGCTCTACCGCATGGGCATGTACCACTCGTCGCTCGGCGAGTTCTCGAAGATCCTCTCGCTGGGACCCTCGACCAAGTTCTTCAAGACGAGCCTGGAGTGGCTGTTCTTCATCAGCCGCAAGACGAAGAACGAGACGGTCATCCTCGATGAGATCGCCCGGCACGCGAACCAGGAGTTCCCGGAGAAGTACCGCAACGAGTTCCGGTACCTGCTGGCGCGCTACCACTTCGTGCGCGGCCGCGCGCTGGACCAGGTGGGCCAGACGGCGGACGCGGACAAGAGCTTCAACGAGGTGAAGCGGCTGACGCTGCTCATCCCGAAGACGGACGTGTTCTACCCCCGCGCGCGGTACCTGGACGGCATCGCGTCGTTCCGCAACGGCAGCCGTCAGAAGGACGCGGCGTCCAAGCGCGGCAACGGGGAGATGCTCGCGTCGGTGGAGGCGATGAAGGAAGTGGTGCGCCTCACCCGCCCGATGGCCGGCAAGTCCGCGGACCAGGCCAAGGCGGACAAGTCCCTGCGTGAGCTGGCGTTCATGCAGCTGGCGCGCACGCACTACGGCATGCAGCAGAACCGCTACGCGCTGTTCTACCTGGGCAAGGTGGAGCGCGGGAACACGCAGTGGCTGGAGTCGCTCTTCGAGTCGAGCTGGGCCAACTACCGCGTGGGCCAGTACGAGCAGGCGCTGGGCAACCTCATCACCCTGTCGTCGCCCTTCTTCCGCGAGGAGTACTTCCCGGAGGCGCTCATCCTCAAGGCGGTCATCTATTACGAGAACTGCCGCTACCGCGAGTCGAACATCATCCTCCAGGACTTCGAGCGCACGTACCTGCCGGTGCATGACCAGCTCGAGGGCCTGGTGAAGAAGGACATGGAGGCCTCGGCCTACTACTCGGTGCTCTCCGACGTGCAGAAGAAGAACAAGGAGGGGCTGGAGAAGAACGACACCGACCTCATCCTGGAGCGCATCCTCCGCCTGGCCCTGACGGACCAGGACCTGCGCAAGACGAACGACTCCATCCTCGAGCTCGAGGGGGAGATGGACGCCTTCGCCAGCCGCGGCGACACCTTCAAGTACTCCGAGCTGTCCAAGCAACTGCTCGAGGAGCTCAAGGTGCAGCGCCTGAGCCTCACCTCCAAGGCCGGCATCATGGCCAAGGGCAAGCTGGAGACGGAGCTCGTGGCGCTCAAGCAGCTGCTCGCCAATGGCCTGCGCATCAAGTTCGAGACCACCACGAAGGAGAAGGAGTTCCTGGAGGAGCAGCTCAAGGCGGGCGGCCGCACGGCCATCGTCAAGAAGTACCGCTTCTCCGTGGCGGTGGCGGACGACCAGCTCTATTGGCCGTACGAGGGTGAGTACTGGCGCGACGAGCTGGGCACCTACCAGTACACGCTGACCAAGGGCTGCATCGACCGGGACTCGGCGAACCGCAGCGTCCAGTCGGCGGAGGCCCTGTAG